From Candidatus Eisenbacteria bacterium, the proteins below share one genomic window:
- a CDS encoding prepilin-type N-terminal cleavage/methylation domain-containing protein, with protein MRNHTIKRQKQTGFTLIELLVVVAIIGILAAIAIPQFAAYRQRGFRSRIVSDVRNAATGMEALFVDNSSYAAVNATCSNLPGFSVSAGSVLACTGTATAFTVTGTNAGAPGYTCTWNSASSPPLVCA; from the coding sequence ATGCGAAATCACACAATCAAGCGTCAGAAGCAGACGGGCTTCACCCTGATCGAGCTCCTGGTCGTGGTGGCGATCATCGGCATCCTGGCCGCCATTGCGATCCCGCAGTTCGCAGCGTACCGTCAGCGCGGCTTCCGTAGCCGGATCGTCTCGGACGTCCGGAACGCCGCGACCGGTATGGAAGCCCTCTTCGTAGACAACAGCAGCTACGCTGCGGTGAACGCGACGTGCTCGAACCTGCCCGGCTTCTCGGTGTCGGCTGGTTCCGTCCTCGCCTGCACGGGCACAGCGACCGCCTTCACGGTCACCGGGACCAACGCCGGCGCTCCGGGTTACACCTGCACCTGGAACAGCGCCAGCAGCCCGCCGCTCGTCTGCGCGTAA